The following are encoded together in the Adhaeribacter arboris genome:
- a CDS encoding TonB-dependent receptor plug domain-containing protein, with the protein MNNRKLNYIKYILPVLLLAMLAFVRPPADWLQKLKANLDTYRTQYAPEKVYLILDKPYYAPGQTIWLKGFVLDAASLHPSAKSNVLYVDLMNADNQPVEQLTLKAEKGKAAGDIQLPTDLSAGNYRLVAYTQWLRNFGEETFFNKEIKILGANTAATNTTGVAGKIDFQFFPEGGDLVEGLTSRVAFKAVNSSGGVAVNGSVFDDKGQKVVDFADAHLGMGGFELQPQAGRRYVAQVRTKEGKIGQYALPAAKPAGYTLRVDETNENTYWQISVAGKITQPESLVVTGISRDALHYSENIRIQPGHTFKFTVAKAKFPTGIVRFNLARANGEPLAERLIFADNQDDLNVTLTTDKKTYAGRDKVTMQLVAQDKKGRPVATDFALAITETELVKYHKNGLSLKAHLLLTSDLRGYVEQPGYYFAESNPSRKQALDYLLLTQGWRRFNWQETIAGTFPTIKYPNETDLSITGKLVTNKNKPVEGGEALLYLQDQHQAFITTETDQQGAFAFNGFDFTGTIDVVVQGTDADGRRDRLRVKMDEKNFVPQTPTFTVPNWTDGLLASTSKDFLLASNHQLASVDQNLNNYTLRGILLSAVEVKGEKDMVQPFQLHDKADVVIKRNELAIAPSGNIIESLQGRVAGLQVYRTGQNQFRARIRGQMNAPLYLLDGMPVSESTLSSISQFDVSRVEILKSAANSAIYGGRASGGVIALFTNRTNDEPAEVKPGTYIIIHQAKGYSKVREFYSPKYDGATPASNEPDLRTTLYWNPRVKTDAQGKATVTFYTADRTTTYQVLAEGISDDGQPGSGATTFGVNSKKGNS; encoded by the coding sequence ATGAATAATAGAAAGCTTAATTATATCAAATATATTTTGCCGGTTTTACTCCTGGCAATGCTGGCGTTTGTCCGTCCGCCCGCGGATTGGCTGCAAAAATTAAAAGCAAATTTAGATACCTACCGGACCCAATACGCCCCGGAAAAAGTGTACCTGATTCTTGATAAGCCGTACTATGCCCCGGGCCAAACCATTTGGCTGAAAGGCTTTGTGCTGGATGCGGCCAGTCTACACCCTTCCGCTAAAAGCAACGTTTTGTACGTAGATTTAATGAATGCCGATAACCAACCTGTAGAACAACTTACTTTAAAAGCGGAAAAAGGAAAAGCTGCCGGCGATATTCAATTGCCTACTGACCTGTCCGCGGGAAATTACCGTTTGGTTGCCTATACCCAATGGCTGCGTAATTTTGGCGAGGAAACGTTTTTTAACAAAGAAATTAAAATTTTAGGCGCGAATACCGCTGCTACCAATACAACCGGAGTTGCCGGTAAAATAGATTTTCAATTTTTCCCGGAGGGCGGTGATTTAGTGGAAGGATTAACTAGCCGGGTAGCTTTTAAAGCCGTAAATTCCAGCGGCGGCGTTGCGGTTAATGGTTCGGTTTTCGATGACAAAGGCCAAAAAGTAGTAGATTTCGCCGACGCTCATTTGGGCATGGGTGGTTTTGAACTACAACCACAAGCTGGCCGCCGGTACGTGGCTCAGGTTAGAACCAAAGAGGGTAAAATAGGTCAATATGCTCTGCCTGCTGCTAAGCCGGCTGGCTATACTTTGCGGGTAGATGAAACCAATGAGAATACTTACTGGCAAATTTCGGTAGCGGGTAAAATAACACAGCCCGAATCGTTAGTAGTAACCGGCATTAGCCGCGACGCCCTGCACTATTCCGAAAATATTAGAATCCAACCCGGTCATACATTCAAGTTTACCGTAGCCAAAGCAAAGTTTCCGACGGGAATTGTTCGTTTTAACTTAGCTCGGGCCAACGGTGAACCTTTGGCCGAACGTTTAATTTTTGCCGATAACCAGGACGACTTGAACGTAACGCTTACCACCGATAAGAAAACCTATGCCGGCCGCGACAAAGTAACCATGCAGTTAGTAGCGCAAGATAAAAAAGGCCGGCCGGTAGCTACTGATTTTGCCCTGGCCATAACCGAAACCGAACTGGTAAAATACCATAAAAACGGACTTAGCTTAAAAGCGCATTTGCTTTTAACCTCCGATTTACGCGGGTACGTGGAGCAACCGGGTTATTATTTTGCCGAAAGTAATCCGTCCCGGAAACAAGCGTTGGATTATTTACTTTTAACCCAGGGATGGCGGCGGTTCAACTGGCAGGAAACAATAGCGGGTACTTTCCCGACCATTAAATATCCGAACGAAACGGACTTATCTATTACCGGTAAGTTAGTAACGAATAAAAACAAGCCCGTAGAAGGTGGCGAAGCGTTGTTGTACCTGCAAGACCAGCACCAAGCTTTTATTACCACCGAAACCGATCAACAAGGTGCCTTCGCGTTCAATGGTTTTGATTTTACGGGTACAATTGACGTAGTGGTACAAGGTACCGATGCTGATGGCCGTCGCGACCGTTTGCGGGTAAAAATGGACGAGAAAAACTTTGTGCCGCAAACTCCAACGTTCACAGTACCAAACTGGACCGATGGCTTGCTGGCGAGTACCAGTAAAGATTTCTTACTGGCTAGCAATCATCAATTAGCCTCGGTAGATCAAAACTTAAATAATTATACCTTGCGGGGCATTTTGCTTTCTGCCGTAGAAGTAAAAGGGGAGAAGGACATGGTGCAACCGTTTCAACTGCACGATAAAGCCGACGTAGTGATTAAGCGCAACGAGTTAGCCATTGCGCCTTCGGGTAATATTATTGAAAGTTTGCAGGGTCGGGTAGCCGGTTTGCAGGTGTACCGTACCGGTCAAAATCAATTCCGGGCGCGTATTCGCGGCCAGATGAATGCGCCTTTGTACCTGCTGGATGGCATGCCTGTATCCGAAAGTACTCTTTCCAGCATTAGCCAGTTCGACGTGAGCCGGGTTGAAATTTTAAAAAGTGCGGCCAATTCGGCTATTTACGGCGGCCGGGCTTCGGGTGGCGTAATTGCCTTATTTACCAACCGCACCAACGACGAGCCAGCCGAGGTGAAACCAGGCACTTACATTATTATCCACCAAGCCAAAGGTTACAGCAAGGTACGGGAATTTTATAGCCCGAAATACGATGGGGCCACTCCGGCCAGCAACGAGCCCGACCTGCGCACTACCTTATACTGGAACCCCCGCGTAAAAACCGATGCCCAAGGAAAAGCTACTGTTACATTCTACACCGCCGACCGTACTACCACTTACCAGGTCTTAGCCGAAGGTATTTCGGATGATGGTCAACCGGGTAGCGGCGCCACTACCTTCGGGGTGAACAGCAAAAAAGGGAATTCCTGA
- a CDS encoding GntR family transcriptional regulator, translating into MSAKKISDTVSRFRENILNGKLPYGSLLPTEKELAAEMQVSRPTVAKVYNALQKEGLLKKTPGQGTTVVFNGERKRYTFGLLLPGAGESEIFGAIHDYFLAIEKEKELKFLWDGAIANNAQVRQNTITKICERYLEEKVSGVFFAPLERTENASLVNKSVCELLDRENIPVILIDRDIYSFPNRSKYPVIGLDNFQAGYVMTKHLIDAGCEKIFFFYRKNSANSIYKRIAGCSSACFDANIPFSKQHIIVGDPSDTHLVGRMKIVPGKTGVLCANDSTAAVIMSSFKQTGTVVSKQVLVAGYDDMKYGKVLQPTLTTYQQPLFEIVTSSYEMMLSRLSSQHSVAADINLTGELIVRESTQFS; encoded by the coding sequence ATGAGTGCCAAGAAGATTAGTGACACTGTTAGCAGATTTAGAGAGAATATATTAAACGGAAAATTACCATACGGTAGTTTGCTCCCCACAGAAAAGGAACTGGCGGCAGAAATGCAGGTTTCCCGCCCTACAGTAGCGAAAGTATACAATGCTTTACAGAAAGAAGGTTTGCTGAAAAAGACACCCGGTCAAGGCACCACGGTGGTTTTTAATGGCGAAAGAAAAAGGTACACCTTTGGCTTACTTTTGCCGGGTGCCGGGGAATCCGAAATTTTCGGGGCAATCCATGATTATTTTCTGGCCATTGAAAAAGAAAAAGAATTGAAATTTTTGTGGGATGGAGCCATTGCCAATAATGCTCAGGTTAGGCAGAACACCATAACCAAAATATGCGAAAGATACCTAGAAGAGAAGGTAAGCGGCGTTTTCTTTGCTCCTTTAGAAAGAACCGAAAATGCAAGTTTGGTAAACAAAAGTGTTTGCGAACTTTTGGATAGAGAAAATATTCCGGTCATTTTAATTGATAGAGATATATACTCCTTTCCTAACCGCAGCAAGTACCCCGTAATTGGCTTAGATAACTTTCAGGCCGGTTACGTAATGACCAAGCATTTAATTGATGCAGGGTGTGAAAAGATCTTCTTTTTTTACCGGAAAAATTCGGCCAACAGCATTTATAAACGGATTGCCGGTTGCAGCAGCGCTTGTTTTGATGCCAACATTCCTTTTAGCAAACAACATATTATCGTCGGCGACCCCTCGGATACCCACCTGGTGGGCCGGATGAAGATTGTGCCCGGTAAAACGGGGGTATTGTGCGCCAATGATTCTACGGCCGCCGTTATTATGTCCAGCTTTAAGCAGACGGGTACCGTTGTATCCAAGCAGGTTTTGGTAGCCGGCTACGACGATATGAAGTATGGTAAAGTTTTACAACCCACGCTTACTACTTATCAGCAACCACTTTTTGAAATTGTAACCAGCAGTTATGAGATGATGCTTAGCCGACTTTCCAGCCAACACTCCGTAGCCGCGGACATTAACTTAACCGGTGAATTAATCGTGCGAGAATCAACCCAATTTAGTTGA
- a CDS encoding SusC/RagA family TonB-linked outer membrane protein: MLRKLLVVYLLFLVQVSLAQQKIITGTIKDEQGNPLPGASIVVKGTTSGTITDAKGGFSLPVSSAQDVLVASFIGYLGKEVVVGNQVTVEVVLPADVRALSEIVVTGYSREKKSDLIGAVAVVNLAQVRDIPRANVLQTLQGRVPGLYVESTGQPSGQTGQVLIRGLNTLGDNSPLYIIDGVPATANNVISGRGAANGSTTKNISPLQNIDPNSIESIQVLKDASAASIYGARASNGVIIITTKQGKGKLRVQLSSSGSFQKRFGKIDAANTLERGRALWQASINDGTDPAIHSALYAFDYTGTGANAVLNKVTPVQWVGGDPASLTPAQVPGTDWQDVVYRTGFVTNNSLTLSGGSETTSALLQFGYLQNQGVKKYSDFSKMNLRLNTSHKMFNNRFRIGQNLNLARTRETPEPTDLGGAGIDYLATYQNPILPVYRTDGEWAGPLGSGMSDRNNPLHMLYINRNNKDKNLILFGNIYAELVPFDNFTLRSSIGLDYTFSNNSWIQEKYTEGFLTQSVNRLSIFHGERTNLTWTNTAEYSLQKGTNLLNFLVGVETVKEDYQTMVARKEDFATQDFDFFQLDAGTGTASSGGGRTGYQLLSYFGKVNYNLADKYLASVTLRYDGSSRFGKNEQFGLFPAANFGWRISNEKFMQSINFISNLKVRVGVGRVGNQKIGNLARFGLYAPNYGTMDFRDWYGAWRTIGTAYDINGNNSGNLASGYVALQQGNNNLKWETTDEANIGLDFGFVKDRLTGSIDFFKRNTKDILIQPPYAAVIGEGGNQWVNGATAKNNGFEISLAYQNTTGPIGYTIYGNAAHFQDKITDLPESVIRSYPGNVEQTILGHSQRAIFGYVTDGLFQNQEEVNTHAAQPGKGIGRIRYKDLNNDGKVDALDQTWLGTTLPDVEYGLGFDISYKNFTLSAFFQGVLGKLTNDGIKGDFTRVNNGMNFGTGVFDAWSPQNTGSSLPALSLVNANDEFRTSDYLYVNGSYAKLRTLQLSYAFPKGVLESLKVGTFRVFAMGENLFAIKDNKGVNKLYAPDPENPFLTYPLTRNFTFGIDLSF, encoded by the coding sequence ATGCTCAGAAAGTTATTGGTGGTATACCTGCTTTTTCTGGTACAAGTGAGCCTGGCACAACAAAAAATAATTACCGGTACCATTAAGGACGAACAAGGCAATCCGTTACCAGGAGCAAGCATTGTGGTAAAAGGTACTACTTCCGGAACGATCACGGATGCCAAAGGCGGGTTCTCCCTTCCGGTTTCTTCTGCCCAGGATGTTTTAGTAGCTTCTTTTATTGGGTATCTGGGCAAAGAAGTAGTAGTAGGCAACCAGGTAACGGTGGAAGTGGTACTACCGGCGGATGTACGCGCTTTATCGGAAATAGTAGTTACAGGATACAGCAGAGAAAAAAAATCGGATTTAATTGGGGCGGTAGCCGTAGTTAATTTGGCGCAAGTGCGGGATATACCCCGGGCTAATGTCCTGCAAACCTTACAAGGCCGGGTACCGGGCTTATACGTGGAATCTACCGGGCAACCCAGCGGCCAAACCGGGCAAGTGTTAATCAGAGGATTGAATACGTTGGGCGATAACTCGCCGCTGTACATTATTGATGGGGTTCCGGCTACCGCCAATAATGTTATTTCGGGCCGCGGCGCGGCGAATGGGTCTACAACCAAAAACATATCGCCGCTGCAAAACATCGACCCTAATTCCATCGAATCCATTCAGGTGCTGAAGGATGCCTCCGCGGCTTCTATTTACGGCGCCCGAGCTTCTAATGGCGTTATTATTATTACCACCAAGCAAGGGAAAGGCAAATTGAGAGTACAACTCAGTTCCTCGGGCTCTTTTCAAAAACGGTTCGGAAAAATAGATGCGGCCAATACCTTAGAACGAGGCCGGGCGCTTTGGCAGGCTTCTATCAACGATGGCACCGATCCAGCCATTCACAGTGCCTTATACGCTTTTGATTATACCGGAACCGGCGCTAACGCGGTATTAAATAAAGTGACGCCGGTACAATGGGTGGGCGGCGATCCTGCCTCCTTAACCCCCGCTCAGGTTCCGGGTACCGATTGGCAAGATGTCGTCTACCGCACTGGTTTTGTTACCAACAATAGCCTAACTTTATCCGGGGGCAGTGAGACCACTTCGGCTTTGTTGCAGTTTGGCTATCTGCAAAACCAAGGAGTAAAAAAATATTCCGATTTTTCAAAAATGAACTTGCGGCTGAACACCTCGCACAAAATGTTCAACAACCGGTTCCGGATAGGCCAAAACCTGAACCTTGCCCGGACCCGGGAAACCCCGGAACCCACCGACTTGGGCGGGGCCGGAATTGATTACTTGGCCACGTATCAGAACCCCATTCTGCCGGTATACCGCACCGACGGAGAATGGGCGGGCCCTTTGGGTTCCGGCATGAGCGACCGAAATAATCCGTTGCACATGTTGTACATCAACCGCAATAACAAAGACAAAAATTTAATTTTATTTGGAAATATCTATGCTGAATTGGTGCCTTTCGACAATTTTACTCTCCGGTCGAGTATTGGTTTAGATTATACTTTCTCTAACAACTCCTGGATCCAAGAAAAGTATACCGAAGGCTTTCTGACGCAGAGTGTGAACCGGCTCAGCATTTTTCATGGCGAGCGGACCAACTTAACCTGGACCAATACGGCCGAATACAGCCTGCAAAAAGGAACCAACTTGCTCAATTTTCTGGTAGGGGTAGAAACCGTGAAAGAAGATTATCAAACCATGGTGGCCCGGAAAGAAGATTTTGCCACTCAGGATTTTGACTTTTTTCAATTAGATGCCGGCACCGGTACCGCTAGTTCGGGAGGAGGAAGAACCGGCTACCAATTATTATCCTACTTCGGAAAAGTTAATTACAACTTAGCGGATAAATACCTGGCATCGGTTACGCTCCGGTACGATGGTTCTTCCCGGTTCGGTAAAAACGAACAATTCGGCTTATTCCCGGCGGCTAACTTCGGCTGGCGAATTAGTAACGAGAAGTTCATGCAGTCCATTAATTTCATCTCTAATTTAAAAGTTAGAGTGGGTGTTGGCCGGGTAGGAAATCAGAAAATAGGCAATTTGGCCCGGTTTGGCTTATATGCCCCTAACTACGGCACCATGGACTTCCGAGATTGGTACGGCGCCTGGCGAACCATCGGCACGGCTTATGATATTAACGGGAACAACAGCGGCAATCTGGCTTCGGGCTACGTGGCGCTGCAGCAAGGAAATAATAATTTAAAATGGGAAACGACCGATGAAGCCAATATTGGATTAGACTTTGGCTTTGTGAAAGATCGCTTAACCGGTTCCATCGACTTCTTTAAACGCAATACCAAAGATATTTTAATACAACCGCCGTATGCCGCGGTAATTGGCGAAGGAGGAAACCAATGGGTGAACGGGGCTACCGCCAAAAATAATGGCTTTGAGATATCCCTGGCTTACCAAAATACTACCGGCCCGATTGGCTATACTATTTACGGAAACGCGGCCCACTTCCAGGACAAAATCACCGATTTGCCGGAATCTGTTATCCGGTCTTACCCGGGAAATGTGGAGCAAACCATTTTGGGGCATTCACAGCGGGCAATTTTTGGCTATGTTACCGACGGACTTTTCCAGAATCAGGAAGAAGTAAATACGCACGCGGCTCAGCCCGGTAAAGGTATTGGCCGGATTCGCTACAAAGACCTTAATAACGATGGAAAAGTTGACGCCCTGGACCAAACCTGGCTGGGAACCACTTTACCCGATGTAGAATATGGACTTGGATTTGACATCAGCTACAAAAACTTTACGCTCTCGGCTTTCTTTCAAGGCGTATTAGGGAAACTAACGAACGACGGCATAAAAGGTGATTTTACCCGGGTAAACAACGGGATGAATTTTGGTACGGGCGTTTTTGATGCTTGGTCTCCCCAAAATACCGGTTCCTCTCTGCCGGCTTTGAGTTTGGTAAATGCCAATGATGAGTTCCGGACTTCGGATTATTTGTACGTGAATGGCAGCTACGCAAAACTAAGAACCTTACAATTGTCCTACGCTTTCCCGAAAGGTGTTCTGGAATCATTAAAGGTGGGAACCTTCCGGGTTTTTGCCATGGGTGAAAACTTGTTTGCTATTAAAGACAATAAAGGAGTAAACAAGCTGTATGCTCCCGACCCGGAAAATCCATTCTTAACCTATCCGCTCACCCGGAATTTCACTTTTGGCATCGACCTATCTTTTTAA
- a CDS encoding glycoside hydrolase family 172 protein: MEKTYTNYRRAAWLALFILLSCSKLNTASITDEKIITLSGLLDEMVSVESGTIFPKPYYSSKQLTSYDRRSIPGHNAWHSNDDWSGFIRYEENNGRLEKVLFDEEGPGAITRIITTGGAANARLRIYFDEAKEAQIVIPSFDISKMPIQIPPGMIYRHEHYKTHQGSSFYYPIPYAKRCKITVDNVSKWYVYHVNFRQYDPATKVETFSIQNALALHSKADSIGKILQAPPQYAGKEFVSKSRLLPGKTVELFLPGAFQAIRSLNFHITDYNKTTYGQLMRGLIVSISFDGVETVRAPFSDFSGAGMGAPKVDSWFLCADGVGNVTLRFTMPYKKEAKIQLLNITEVETSAQIKARISDWTWKENTLYFHASWRQENGLETNKGFDYNMATLTGRGIFKGDVLSLYNHSTRWYGEGDEHIWVDQESFPSHFGCGTEDYYNTTYAPIHVYHNAFGGAPREDDEASRGFNTFVRTRNLDVIPFHESLKFEFELISWDGGKVDYSSTVYWYGDLDSKSTNASPDAAALYVLPTPIYTSKIE, translated from the coding sequence ATGGAAAAGACTTACACAAACTATAGGAGAGCAGCTTGGTTGGCGCTATTTATCCTGCTTAGTTGTAGCAAGCTAAATACCGCGTCTATAACAGATGAGAAGATAATAACGCTTTCGGGATTGCTGGACGAAATGGTGTCAGTCGAATCCGGCACGATTTTTCCAAAACCCTACTATTCATCCAAGCAATTGACAAGCTATGATCGAAGGTCAATTCCGGGCCACAACGCCTGGCACAGTAATGACGACTGGTCTGGTTTTATACGCTACGAGGAGAATAATGGCAGGTTGGAAAAAGTGCTTTTCGATGAAGAAGGGCCGGGAGCTATTACGCGCATTATTACTACCGGAGGTGCGGCAAACGCCCGACTTCGCATTTACTTTGATGAGGCCAAGGAAGCACAGATTGTCATACCAAGTTTTGATATTTCAAAAATGCCCATTCAAATACCGCCGGGAATGATCTACCGGCACGAACATTATAAGACGCATCAAGGCTCGTCGTTTTATTATCCCATTCCTTATGCCAAACGATGTAAGATTACGGTTGACAATGTGAGTAAGTGGTACGTGTATCATGTGAATTTTCGCCAATATGACCCGGCCACAAAAGTGGAAACTTTCAGTATCCAGAATGCTTTGGCTTTGCACTCGAAGGCAGATAGTATCGGAAAAATCTTACAGGCTCCTCCCCAGTATGCCGGTAAAGAGTTCGTTTCTAAGTCTCGGCTTTTGCCCGGAAAGACGGTTGAACTCTTCCTGCCCGGTGCGTTCCAAGCTATCCGAAGTTTGAATTTCCACATCACCGATTACAACAAAACTACTTATGGTCAGTTAATGCGCGGTTTGATCGTGTCTATTTCCTTCGATGGCGTAGAGACGGTGCGGGCTCCCTTCAGTGATTTTTCCGGCGCCGGTATGGGCGCTCCTAAAGTTGACAGTTGGTTCTTATGTGCAGACGGTGTTGGTAATGTTACGCTGCGCTTTACCATGCCCTACAAAAAGGAGGCGAAGATACAACTTCTCAATATAACGGAAGTTGAAACGTCCGCTCAAATCAAGGCCCGTATCTCGGACTGGACCTGGAAAGAGAACACCCTCTATTTCCACGCTTCCTGGCGACAGGAAAATGGATTAGAAACCAATAAAGGTTTTGACTATAACATGGCGACTCTTACCGGCCGGGGTATATTCAAAGGGGATGTACTTTCGCTTTATAATCATAGCACTCGCTGGTATGGTGAGGGAGATGAACATATTTGGGTGGACCAGGAAAGTTTCCCGTCGCACTTCGGATGTGGCACCGAAGATTACTATAATACGACATACGCGCCCATCCATGTCTATCACAACGCGTTTGGCGGAGCACCCCGTGAAGATGATGAAGCATCAAGAGGCTTCAACACGTTCGTGCGGACGAGGAACCTGGATGTAATACCCTTCCATGAATCGCTAAAGTTCGAGTTTGAACTTATCAGTTGGGATGGCGGCAAGGTTGACTATTCGTCAACGGTCTATTGGTACGGGGACCTAGATTCAAAATCGACGAATGCCTCACCAGATGCTGCTGCCTTATACGTGCTGCCTACGCCCATATACACTTCCAAAATCGAATAA
- a CDS encoding RagB/SusD family nutrient uptake outer membrane protein produces the protein MKRTIVVLVTLFLLVAQSCKDYLDFEPKGVLSTDQLNTPEEVDKMVIAAYASLSNDFFLSQMASVPWIWGSVRSDDAYKGGGGTGDNFDQHIMETFNLLAPTNGQINDIWIYLYENLGRANDALRRMESLTEAEYPALKMRQAECRFLRAHWHFILKILYKNPVWVDASLPKTQLNTLTNVTLTDEELWNKIVEDFQFVVDNLPLTQQQVGRASKVAAWAYLAKTRLYQAYEQDENNNVTNINQARLQEVVTLCQNIINSGGKSLAPDFAENFLCGFENGPESIFSVQYSQDDGTQNGKIQLATGVAYNMAPQFGCCDFLNPSYTMLNAFKTDPATGLPMMETYNNDFLFKINTWANVNDLSTIDFMSQTVDPRMDHTIGIPTHPWKYDPDFVANKSWRRVPEVYGYLTSMKALEHYNSSCFVKLGPFMGTSRNADLIRYDDVLLWLAESYIELGQQNLALPLINQIRERAANSAGRLVRKNGSPISNYKVSPYINGVNCNWTQDFARKALQWERRLEFSTEGVRFFDLVRWGIAAETLNAYFAKEKTTFGFLKDAFFKKNRDEYFPIPQAQINFSQGLYKQNKGW, from the coding sequence ATGAAACGGACTATCGTAGTTTTAGTAACCCTCTTTTTACTAGTGGCCCAATCGTGCAAAGATTACCTGGATTTTGAGCCCAAAGGAGTGTTAAGTACGGACCAACTCAATACTCCCGAGGAAGTGGACAAAATGGTGATTGCGGCTTATGCCTCCTTAAGTAATGATTTCTTCTTATCGCAAATGGCCTCGGTACCCTGGATTTGGGGTAGCGTGCGGAGTGATGATGCCTACAAAGGCGGCGGCGGAACCGGTGATAATTTTGACCAGCACATCATGGAAACCTTTAACCTGCTGGCGCCCACCAACGGGCAAATAAACGATATCTGGATTTACCTGTATGAAAATCTAGGCCGCGCCAATGATGCTCTCCGGCGCATGGAAAGCCTAACCGAAGCCGAATACCCGGCATTAAAAATGCGGCAAGCCGAATGTCGGTTTCTACGGGCCCATTGGCATTTCATCTTAAAAATTTTGTATAAAAATCCGGTTTGGGTAGATGCTTCTTTGCCGAAAACGCAATTAAATACGTTAACCAATGTTACTTTAACCGATGAAGAGTTATGGAATAAAATTGTCGAAGATTTTCAGTTTGTCGTCGATAATCTTCCCTTAACGCAGCAACAAGTGGGCAGAGCGAGCAAAGTGGCCGCTTGGGCTTATCTGGCTAAAACGCGTTTGTACCAGGCCTATGAACAAGACGAGAACAACAATGTAACGAATATTAATCAGGCCCGATTACAAGAGGTAGTTACCTTATGTCAGAACATTATTAATTCGGGTGGTAAAAGTCTGGCCCCTGACTTTGCGGAGAATTTCTTATGTGGGTTCGAAAACGGGCCGGAATCTATCTTCTCCGTCCAATATTCGCAGGACGATGGTACCCAGAACGGCAAAATTCAACTCGCTACCGGTGTGGCTTATAATATGGCGCCTCAGTTTGGCTGCTGCGATTTTCTCAATCCGAGTTATACTATGCTCAACGCCTTTAAAACCGATCCGGCCACTGGTTTGCCCATGATGGAAACCTACAACAATGATTTCTTATTCAAAATTAATACCTGGGCCAACGTAAACGATTTGAGTACGATTGATTTTATGAGTCAGACCGTGGATCCCCGGATGGATCATACCATTGGCATTCCGACCCATCCCTGGAAATACGACCCGGATTTTGTTGCCAACAAGAGCTGGCGAAGGGTACCTGAAGTATACGGGTATTTAACCAGTATGAAAGCTCTGGAGCATTATAACAGCTCTTGTTTTGTGAAACTAGGGCCTTTTATGGGAACCTCCCGCAACGCCGACCTTATTCGCTACGACGATGTATTATTGTGGTTAGCCGAATCTTATATTGAACTGGGTCAACAAAACCTGGCATTACCTTTAATCAACCAAATCCGGGAACGAGCGGCCAATAGTGCGGGCAGATTGGTTCGTAAAAATGGCAGCCCCATCTCTAACTACAAGGTCAGTCCTTATATTAACGGAGTGAACTGCAACTGGACCCAGGATTTTGCCCGGAAAGCCTTACAATGGGAAAGAAGACTGGAATTTTCTACGGAAGGAGTTCGTTTTTTTGATTTGGTTCGCTGGGGCATTGCCGCCGAAACCCTAAACGCCTATTTTGCCAAGGAGAAAACCACCTTCGGATTTTTGAAGGATGCTTTCTTCAAAAAAAATCGGGACGAATATTTTCCCATTCCGCAAGCGCAGATTAACTTTTCCCAGGGATTGTACAAGCAAAACAAAGGCTGGTAA